The region tcctgttggaaaatcaaatctgcatctccataaagttggtcagcagcaggaagcatgaagtgctctaaaacttcctggcgtttttgaatgggttttgtttcacaatcctctccttacactttttttctaccacatttttcccttcccttcgcctctctattaatgtgcttggacacagagctctgtgaacagccagcctcttttgcaatgaacttttgtgtcttgcccaccttgtgcaaggtgtcaatggtcgtcttttggacaactgtcaagtcagcagtcttccccatgattgtggagcctacagaactagactgagagaccatttaaaggcctttgcaggtgttttgagttaattagctggtTAAAGTGTGGCACcgggtgtcttcaatattgaaccttttcacaatattctaattttctgagatactgaatttgtgattttccttagttgtcagttataatcatcaaaattaaaagaaatatacagTTGAAttatatcagtgtgtgtgtaatgaatgaatataatatacaagtttcacctttttaatggaattagtgaactaaatcaactttttgatgatattctaattatatgaccagcacctgtatccCAACAAAACAAAGCACACATGTGACTTTACTCATACATATAGAGCTGACAGTCCTTTTAGAAACTGTTTCCACAGAAATGAagattctgccatcatttatttCTCCTAATGTCATATTTAATGACTGTCTTTCTCTTCTTATTTTCTTATTCAAAAGGCGTTTGAGAAGCGTTTGGCTTTAAGGACGTCAAAACCTGACACATCTAAGTGCAGCATATCCAACACAAAAATGTGAATGAAATTGAAGAGCtgctttttaaaagtaatgctcCTTTTATCGCATTTTCATTGCATGCAAAAACAGCTTGGGCGTTTTCAAACATGGGCAAGACATCTGCATATGTGCTCTGTggatgaaagaaagtcatacgggtttaaacgacatgagggtgagtaaatgatgagagaatcgtcatttttttgggtgaactacccctttaataaTCCTCAGAGTGAGGGTTTTACTTCTGAGAAGGGGGAGCAGCTCATCTTCCTGCAAGAGAGCCGATAACTCCTCttatctctcacacactcacagagtgTGCACACATCCAACATCACTCGCTCTCCAgcctactcacacacacacacacacacacacacacacagcaagacCCCTAAAGTCAATCTGTTATGCACCAAGACATCTTCACACGGCACATCAGTATTCTGTATGTTAACTGTACGTCTTTACCGCAATAACAGTTTGATTCAGCATGCAGAAATCCACtggaactgaagaaaaaaagcatTAATGTCTAAAGAAAGATGACAGAGAGCAGCGCTGTATGAGCAATGTGTGTACATGCTCCAAAATTAACACTTTAAACACCAAATAGGATTTGACGAGTATTATTAAAAATCATCAGCTTTAGTCcgaattcttttttttaattattattaatggacATTTTTAACAAGACTTCAAggaaaatgttataatttttttaaataaaatatcaaactgCAATAGCTTAGATAATAGCTctatttttatatcactgtattgttATATTAACGTTGacatgttatgtttttattttttaatttgtactaTAAGTTTGCCTTTGCTGCTATGGcgcattaaatgaataaataaatattacgaGTCATATTAAATGATTCTTatgaattgtttaaataaaacttaatttaaattcaATACTGGCTTTGGTTTATCGGTATTAAACAATTATATATCTTTGTATTGTATATCTAATTGTTGGCATCTAAATTAAGATTTAGATGATCATGCAACACTCACCTAGAGGAATACCGATTATGGCAAAGATTTTACGCTTCAGATGAGTTTTTTCCTTTTAAGAGTGTGAATTCctaatatttagcttttttgcCACAAATATGGAAAGAATAgtcatattttcataaatattaaaactaGAAGCCTTTATCAATGtgaaatcataaataaatgtcCCCGGGCTTACTATGCATGATTCATCACTGCCTGTTAttgtaagtgaaaaaaaaatgtgccttTCATCATAATGTAATAGCTTTTCTTCAATTTTAAATTGTTTCCTGTTTTTTATATGACTAAGGGGAGGGaaattagattatatttttaacattttctgaACAAAGTACTGTTGTTAGTAGCTGGCTGGGTATTTGGTTGCTACGATGTTCTTGGTGGTTAATTACTGACACAATCAAAAGAGTTTATCATATTTTGGTCACTATTTGGGAATCGATTTATAAAATAACCCCCTTTTTTGTGAATCTATAAAGAAATAATAGCTCCCCATCCAACATCATCCTGCATAATTTGAGGTATAATAAGAGACATTATATATGGAGACGGTCCACTCGTATAGAAAATAATGGGAGAAATTATAACACTTTCTATGTTGCACTGTAATGAAAAGAGCCAGTCTGAAAGCAGACTGAAAAATATAGTATTTTTGTGTGATTACAAAGCAGCATGATATGATTGTTGCCAGATTTTGTTCCTGATTTGAAATATGTTAAGcataccattttttttattttccattctGGTTGTTTAGGGCTAAACTTGCATGATTGGAAATAAACAATGTCGTGTTTGTTAATATCAATTCAACCCATTTTTGTGCAACATCCACATCTCAAAATCCATTGAATAACCGATGGACAGAACAAAGTCTCTTGTTTTCGAATCCATTTCACTTGGATGTATGACACAATATGAAAGAAAAGATCTGTCTTTACTTCCATTTCATTGCAAATTTGAATGAACccactttaaatgtttttgtgtgcaTATGTAAGTGCAGAAAAATGTAATACCTGAAGTTAGGAGTTAATTCAAATACCTTGAAAGTATGCATAATAATATGCATGCTttatgaaaaatctgtcataataTCATAGCCTGAAACTGATGAAATCAGATGAATATTCATAAAGTATGTCACAATACAGAAGTTAAATGCATTGTAAATGCCACTACATATCATCTTTTAAAGTGACTTATgatctttttaaaatattcagaGTTCATAAAAATGAATCAAATTTATAACAGTTCACAAATTAATACACAGCCCTGCATCTtgaatttgaaagaaaaatgctGATTTGCCAAAAAGGCCTTATATGATCTCCTTTAAGGATGCAgagttaaaaaatattaataaaaactttgGTAACACTTCACTTACAGcgtttatgtataatgcattataaaaggttattgaattataattattcataatgtgcattttaaggcattatattttgtcataaattatgataataataaaaacattttaaaagcataGTGTAACAATAAATTGGTAAGTGTTATAATGTATCAACTGCggttacaattattcatattgtacaatgcattataatgtgcattacaaggcataattgatgcattaaaactacttttaaaatgcattgtacaTAAAGGCttttattaaagtgttttaattattatttttgttttttttactgaaataagAATGAATGTTTTAcatatcaaaataacaaaagcagtcaATAGTCAAAAGTTctcctaaaataagaaaataaacaaatagtgGATTTAATCCAGCAAATATTCTTCAGGGCGGTGATCATTTTCAAACAGAAAGGACGCACCAGAGGACAGATCTGGTTGCAGACAGGGTCCACACACTGAGCAATATGCAGGCCGGTCTCTCAGTCTACTTGCTCCGTGCAGGTGTAGCTTTTACACTTCTCTTTCCACCTGCTTCCCACCTGGTAGACCACAGCGTCCACCAGACACACCTGCTCATATAAATAGTCGATTACATGCTGATTGCAGAGTACACTCATCAGGACATGGAGCTGCAAGGGCAAGTGAATAACACATGCGCAGCGAGAGCACAAAAGCGTTCCAACCTTATCGGGTGTGTAGGTGACCTCTATGCAGCCGCAATAATTGGCGGTGGTCTCCGTAATGTAGCCCGGGGGGCAGGTGCGAGTGATGTTttgacagtcacacacacattcatatgaaTCGCAGCACTCCGACAGTGTGACCGACAGCTACTTGTATGCAGAGCAGGATGGTTTTGTTGTCACAGGGCACTGATCCTTTTTGCAAACTGAGAGAGGGCAGTAAATAGATTGTTGTGATTGAAAACCATCTTTGTGAAAttaacaaaagtgtgtgtgtgtgtgtgtgtgtgtgttcgtgtgtgtgtgtgtgtgtgtgtgtgtgtgtgtgtgtgtgtgtgtgtgctctcacCACACTGGTAAACTGGCAGACAATCTCCTGGGTTTGTGAGGATGACACTGAGCCTGTGAGTGCAGTGAGGGGGATCTGACCGCTTACAGTTCAGGTCACACACAATAGACACACAGTAgattaacaacattataatttggTAGAGCCAACAGGTGTATCATATCTGTAAGTATGGGTGGTAAAAGCATCACATAACAAAggcccaaaaattttaatttcacGTGGATGGAATTgcagatcattttcaaaataacagctgtcaaatcgattaatcacgataaatatacatacatgtatatattttttaaatatatataatatatatttatatataatatcgcAATTAATGAGTAGAATATACATTATGGATAccttaaatgtataaatgcacATTATTTCTGTATTCTCTGTGTTCTCAGCTCACCACACTCATATTCAGGACTGCACTTAGATCCCATCTTCTCCCGAAGAACCTCACATTGTCCACACTCTGGGGCTGTAGCACAGCAACAGTTGCCATGACAACACACACTGAGAAACCACTTCAAGAAATGGGGCTGTCACACATTGTGTCTTTACCTTTAGCATTGATGCAAGGCAACCCTGTGCAGTTAATGCGCTGCTGATCCATACACACACAGAAGACAGGGGTTTTCCTCAGGATTCCAGCTTTCCAtaaactgaaacacacacacaccagaatcATGAGACTGCCAGAGGCTTATTGGTTTTATAAAGTGGTGGCAATAGCAATATCAGGCTGCAGGTCTCTTTGATTACACACTTATCTCAAATGAACACGGACCCTTCAGAGCAGAAACAGCCCTCTGTGGGAGTGTTCAAGCACGCTGATCCATTGCCCTTCATTAAACCATCACCCATCATGTCACCAGGACAGAACTGCCTCCCTGTCCGCACTGCTCCAAACATCTGCTTCGATGAGTCTGGGCATGACATGGCTACACACAGAAAATACAATGGGAAATTCAAGTATTTTGTATTCaagtagaacacaaattattaGTGACATGAAATGCCATCCACAACATATTTAATTCTGTTAATGCAACATTTTCCAGTTAAAAATGAGAATATACTATAAGAAATAATGTGGGGAGAGATTTGATTTCGTCCAGAATAAATGTTTGGATATTATGTCATGTGATTTGTGTAACTGGTTAAAATTGCAGAAAGGAAAGGAGAAAGGAGGTGGAGAAAGTTCTTACACTTTCATGATACCTTTAATAATGTACACTGATAAATTAATTGAACACCATAATGGGATCAATTTTGATCACTAaatactcaccttcatgttgttttaaaccgtttttttttttcctccatgaaaatgtattttttatttgataggattattttatattaaaatgtttaaatcattatttatgcgtttttttattttaatttatttatataattgttataaataacaattttatcaCACAAATCTATGGCATATCTTCAGAAGACTACTTTTACAGTACTTGTATTGTCCTTTTCAGAGTTTGGTCTGAACCTCTGTTGGATGGCAAGATCTGTGTAAATATGTCTCTTTTTGTGGTTGTAACAGCaaagttttgaacaacatgagggtgattaaataatgccatcattttcatttttggggcaaCTATTCCATAGTACCACTGTATGCTGTATGATGTATACTTCTTTCTTTCAAGCTTGAGACTTTCATTACAGCACACAGATCTGTAATAACTCCTGTTTGTTCTGCTGATCAAAGTACCACCATCTCACTGAACTGAGACACGCAGGGTCCTCCCGGCTTCACTTCATGACTCATTAATCACAGAAGACTCCAGTCCTCCAGTCACACACTCCCTGCTGTATGCAGTAACAAGGTCACACACAGCATTAGGCTGGCAGGCCACGGGCCGGCAGATCTGCACATAGTCCTGCAGGAGGACCAGCGCGTGACAGCGGCTGAACACCTCAGAGTTCAGCACATCGCAGCCCTTCGTCACCCCCACGGCACACGACTGAACCTCCTGATGCTGGACACACTCATCCAGAGTCCATTCCTTCAGATTCACGTCAGGGTCTGTGGTCACACGGCCGTCAGATAACACCAGACCTGTCTGATCATCAGAGATTGGCAAGTTATGTAcatcacacacatactgtacgcAATGGGTGGTTGGGAAAAATGGTTTGGGAGGTTAGGAAAGTTTTACATTTGAAggaattaacatttaaatattaaaataaatataaatatctactgtgtgtatatattttcaat is a window of Carassius carassius chromosome 23, fCarCar2.1, whole genome shotgun sequence DNA encoding:
- the vwf gene encoding LOW QUALITY PROTEIN: von Willebrand factor (The sequence of the model RefSeq protein was modified relative to this genomic sequence to represent the inferred CDS: inserted 2 bases in 1 codon; deleted 2 bases in 1 codon; substituted 4 bases at 4 genomic stop codons), producing the protein MFWFVSIYSTFSFHQSGETLPDGCHSVLCNPSGTVMAQSHRINCEKMESLVCKNSLPGLHYNHIYGCTWTCPCSCMGSFTSHVVSFSVAALKLRATCSYLLLRSRGVELVLHTADCHSMPNQIXMKSLELREGRMSVVLRDDMKVTVGGVITAVPFRSQGVTVTQIGAILHLLRSEQHGFTLTFTPHSNEFMVNMDIAMKPNTTGLCGTISDDQTGLVLSDGRVTTDPDVNLKEWTLDECVQHQEVQSCAVGVTKGCDVLNSEVFSRCHALVLLQDYVQICRPVACQPNAVCDLVTAYSRECVTGGLESSVINESPCHAQTHRSRCLEQCGQGQFCPGDMMGDGLMKGNGSACLNTPTEGCFCSEGSVFIXDKCVIKETCSLILLLPPLYKTNKPLAFMESWNPEENPCLXCVCMDQQRINCTGLPCINAKAPECGQCEVLREKMGSKCSPEYECVCDLNCKRSDPPHCTHRLSVILTNPGDCLPVYQCVCKKDQCPVTTKPSCSAYKXLSVTLSECCDSYECVCDCQNITRTCPPGYITETTANYCGCIEVTYTPDKVCLVDAVVYQVGSRWKEKCKSYTCTEQVDXETGLHIAQCVDPVCNQICPLENF